In the Solanum pennellii chromosome 5, SPENNV200 genome, one interval contains:
- the LOC114077302 gene encoding leucoanthocyanidin reductase-like, translating into MSSPLLISNGSAVKGGRILIVGATGFIGQFITQASLDANRRTYILVISFPNNFHPKIKIIKEFEDKGAIILHGVINDQKFMEEILRKHEIDIVISVVGGESIVDQLVLVQAIKVVGTIKRFLPSDFGHEVDRSNPVELGLNMYKQKRKIRRFIEEMKIPYTYICCNSIASWPYYDNKHPSHVLPPLDHFQIYGDGNLKDKIIPRSVVAS; encoded by the exons ATGTCTTCACCATTATTAATTTCTAATGGATCTGCCGTAAAAGGTGGCCGGATTCTGATCGTCGGAGCGACGGGATTCATCGGACAATTTATAACACAAGCAAGTCTTGATGCTAATAGAAGAACATATATTCTTGTTATATCAtttccaaataattttcatcctAAGATCAAAATTATCAAAGAATTTGAAGATAAAGGGGCCATAATATTGCAC ggTGTTATAAATGATCAAAAATTCATGGAGGAGATACTAAGGAAGCATGAGATTGATATTGTAATATCAGTTGTTGGTGGTGAAAGTATAGTTGATCAACTTGTTCTTGTTCAAGCCATAAAAGTTGTTGGAACTATCAAG agattTTTGCCATCAGATTTTGGACATGAAGTGGACAGATCAAATCCAGTGGAGTTAGGGCTAAATATGTataaacaaaagagaaaaattagaaGATTTATAGAGGAAATGAAAATACCTTATACTTATATTTGTTGCAATTCAATTGCTTCTTGGCCATATTATGACAATAAACATCCTTCTCATGTTCTTCCTCCTCTTGATCATTTCCAAATTTATGGTGATGGCAATCTCAAAG ATAAAATAATCCCTAGAAGTGTAGTTgcatcatga